One Sphingomonas sabuli genomic region harbors:
- a CDS encoding M23 family metallopeptidase, which yields MLTGTPASEAAARTALSRARGSAAAADVAAPAPFSLVVDLAAEPIGPRWLRGAATLTILCAAALSAMPGIDPFQAALAHSIAPKQQFQMNAMLSGPPADAEAALASAPPVDPVEAAKPVVAATASAIRVQGGVTDGLYWSLRDAGVSPDVAAQYLKVLSTRIDVGGDVAPFDRFDLVMAKADGQPLLYAALRRVDAPDVELLKWTVGGKADWFDTDASGAERTDGLMAPVAGRITSGFGRRNHPILHFARMHAGIDFGAAWGSPIVAAADGQVVGAGWAGGYGRQVRVAHGSGIVTSYSHMSGIVAAPGEPVRQGQVLGYVGSSGLSTGPHLHFEVRVNGQAVDPQSVQMQRRQQISGAQRQAFNARLKQLKAIGA from the coding sequence ATGCTGACTGGCACACCTGCAAGCGAGGCCGCCGCCCGTACCGCGCTCTCCCGCGCCCGGGGCAGCGCGGCCGCCGCCGACGTCGCCGCGCCGGCACCGTTCAGCCTGGTCGTCGACCTTGCCGCCGAGCCGATCGGCCCGCGCTGGCTGCGCGGAGCGGCGACGTTGACGATCCTGTGCGCGGCGGCCTTGTCCGCGATGCCGGGGATCGACCCGTTCCAGGCCGCGCTGGCCCATTCGATCGCGCCCAAGCAGCAATTCCAGATGAACGCGATGCTCAGCGGACCGCCGGCGGATGCCGAGGCCGCGCTGGCAAGCGCCCCGCCGGTCGATCCGGTCGAGGCGGCCAAGCCGGTCGTCGCCGCGACCGCGTCCGCAATTCGCGTGCAGGGCGGGGTAACCGACGGACTGTACTGGTCGCTGCGCGACGCCGGCGTGTCGCCGGACGTCGCCGCCCAATATCTCAAGGTCCTGTCGACCCGCATCGACGTCGGCGGCGACGTCGCGCCGTTCGACCGCTTCGACCTGGTCATGGCGAAGGCCGATGGCCAGCCGTTGCTGTACGCGGCGCTGCGGCGCGTGGACGCGCCGGACGTGGAGCTGCTCAAATGGACCGTCGGCGGCAAGGCGGACTGGTTCGACACCGACGCCAGCGGCGCCGAGCGCACCGACGGGCTGATGGCCCCGGTCGCGGGCCGGATCACGTCGGGTTTCGGCCGCCGCAATCACCCCATCCTGCACTTTGCGCGGATGCACGCCGGTATCGACTTCGGCGCCGCCTGGGGCAGCCCGATCGTCGCCGCGGCCGACGGGCAGGTGGTCGGCGCCGGCTGGGCCGGCGGCTATGGCCGGCAGGTCCGAGTCGCCCACGGCAGCGGCATCGTCACCAGCTATTCGCACATGAGCGGCATCGTCGCCGCGCCGGGCGAGCCGGTGCGGCAGGGCCAGGTGCTCGGCTATGTCGGGTCGAGCGGCCTGTCGACCGGCCCGCATCTGCATTTCGAAGTCCGCGTCAACGGGCAGGCGGTCGACCCGCAGTCCGTCCAGATGCAGCGCCGCCAGCAGATCAGCGGCGCCCAGCGGCAGGCGTTCAACGCGCGGCTCAAGCAGCTGAAGGCGATCGGGGCCTAG
- a CDS encoding sulfotransferase family protein, whose amino-acid sequence MTTARPHPLYAFVLGVARSGTTAMVQLLNTHSAICMGVERYKRLYPKLQAFPPELLEKERFFEFRPEDTNLGPGTGIWDKNCAPLEEKWDSASIFGDKEMAGALPFVARDIPDARIVFMLRDIGPVASSWNVRAAKETDSWAEENDYRVAVDHWNEANRLALDYADTLGERMLLIDYETFFSGAEGYVDVLLGFLGLRHERRFDRTYGARVARYCDIISQKPSLVLEGQEEYLAQKADRAAYERLLGMARDQRQALVSA is encoded by the coding sequence TTGACTACCGCACGGCCGCACCCCCTCTACGCCTTCGTCCTCGGCGTGGCGCGGTCCGGGACCACCGCGATGGTCCAGCTGCTCAACACCCATTCCGCCATCTGCATGGGGGTCGAACGCTACAAGCGGCTGTATCCCAAGCTGCAGGCCTTCCCGCCCGAGCTGCTGGAGAAGGAGCGCTTCTTCGAATTCCGGCCGGAAGACACCAATCTCGGGCCGGGAACGGGCATCTGGGACAAGAATTGCGCCCCGCTGGAAGAAAAATGGGATTCGGCCAGCATCTTCGGCGACAAGGAAATGGCCGGCGCTCTGCCGTTCGTCGCGCGCGACATCCCGGACGCCCGCATCGTCTTCATGCTGCGCGACATCGGGCCGGTGGCGTCGTCGTGGAACGTGCGCGCCGCCAAGGAAACCGACAGCTGGGCGGAAGAAAACGACTATCGCGTCGCGGTCGACCATTGGAACGAGGCCAACCGGCTGGCGCTGGACTATGCCGACACGCTCGGGGAGCGCATGCTCCTGATCGACTACGAAACCTTCTTTTCCGGCGCCGAGGGCTATGTCGACGTGCTGCTCGGCTTCCTCGGCCTGCGCCACGAGCGCCGCTTCGACCGGACCTACGGAGCGCGCGTCGCCCGCTATTGCGACATCATCTCGCAAAAGCCGTCGTTGGTGCTTGAAGGCCAGGAGGAATATCTGGCGCAAAAGGCCGACCGCGCGGCCTACGAACGCCTGCTCGGCATGGCTCGCGACCAGCGGCAGGCGCTCGTAAGCGCCTGA
- a CDS encoding zf-TFIIB domain-containing protein yields the protein MTHSYLCPVDQTPLVMSERQGVEIDYCPSCRGVWLDRGELDKIIARNAEQAQPAPPPQQQQQHHQPPPQAYHGDYGRGYKPHKRRKSFLEELFD from the coding sequence ATGACTCATTCCTATCTTTGCCCGGTCGACCAGACCCCGCTCGTCATGTCGGAGCGGCAGGGCGTCGAAATCGATTATTGCCCGTCGTGCCGCGGCGTGTGGCTGGACCGCGGCGAGCTCGACAAGATCATTGCCCGCAATGCCGAGCAGGCGCAGCCCGCGCCGCCCCCGCAGCAGCAGCAGCAGCACCATCAGCCGCCGCCGCAAGCCTATCACGGCGATTACGGCCGCGGGTACAAGCCGCACAAGCGGCGCAAGTCCTTCCTCGAAGAACTGTTCGACTAG
- a CDS encoding RNA-binding S4 domain-containing protein, producing MRIDRFLFFIRLAKSRTAAQGLVAAGFIRIDGRRVTRPSDEVRVGSVVALPLRDRTRVLRVLAMPARRGPPAEARGCYEDLDPHPGGTGVDDPNPAT from the coding sequence TTGCGGATCGACCGCTTCCTGTTCTTCATCCGCCTGGCGAAAAGCCGCACCGCCGCGCAGGGTCTCGTCGCCGCCGGCTTCATCCGCATCGACGGGCGCCGGGTCACGCGGCCAAGCGACGAGGTCCGCGTCGGCAGCGTCGTCGCCTTGCCGCTGCGCGACCGGACGCGCGTGCTCCGGGTGCTCGCCATGCCCGCCCGGCGCGGCCCGCCGGCCGAAGCGCGGGGCTGTTACGAAGACCTCGACCCGCATCCCGGCGGGACAGGCGTTGACGATCCCAATCCGGCGACTTAG
- the fdxA gene encoding ferredoxin FdxA, with amino-acid sequence MTYVVTDACIKCKYMDCVEVCPVDCFYEGEVMLAINPNECIDCGVCEPECPAEAILPDTESGQEKWLELNATFSAQWPNVTRNNGQTPVDADEHKGEDGKYDKYFTPEPGSGD; translated from the coding sequence ATGACCTACGTCGTCACCGACGCCTGCATCAAATGCAAATATATGGATTGCGTCGAAGTCTGCCCGGTGGACTGTTTCTATGAAGGCGAAGTGATGCTCGCCATCAATCCCAACGAATGTATCGACTGCGGCGTGTGCGAGCCGGAATGCCCGGCCGAAGCCATCCTGCCCGACACCGAAAGCGGCCAGGAAAAGTGGCTGGAGCTCAACGCGACGTTCAGCGCGCAATGGCCCAACGTCACCCGCAACAACGGCCAGACCCCGGTCGACGCCGACGAGCACAAGGGCGAAGACGGCAAGTACGACAAATATTTCACGCCCGAACCCGGAAGCGGCGATTGA
- a CDS encoding TerC family protein produces MESLITLFSEPGVWAALTALIVMEVVLGIDNLVFISILSNKLPPEQRQKARRVGIGLALAMRLVLLSMIAWLVGLTAPVFDLGIQGAPGMHGEPTFETQFSWRDLILIAGGLFLVWKATKEIHHNVDPHPSDDVFDTGKAALTFGSAIVQILLLDAIFSVDSILTAVGMTDHLPVMVIAVVFTVIVMLVAADPLAEFIGRNPTVVMLALGFLLMIGGVLIADGFGVHVPKGYIYSAMAFSATVEALNIWARRRSSARSES; encoded by the coding sequence ATGGAAAGCTTGATTACCCTGTTCTCCGAACCGGGGGTGTGGGCGGCGTTGACCGCCCTCATCGTGATGGAAGTCGTCCTTGGCATCGACAATCTGGTGTTCATTTCGATCCTGTCGAACAAGCTGCCGCCGGAACAGCGGCAGAAGGCGCGGCGGGTCGGAATCGGCCTAGCCCTGGCGATGCGGCTGGTATTGCTGTCGATGATCGCCTGGCTGGTCGGGCTGACGGCGCCGGTGTTCGACCTGGGCATCCAGGGCGCACCCGGAATGCATGGCGAACCGACGTTCGAAACCCAGTTTTCGTGGCGCGACCTGATCCTCATCGCGGGCGGCCTGTTCCTGGTGTGGAAGGCGACCAAGGAAATCCACCACAACGTCGATCCGCACCCGTCCGACGACGTGTTCGACACCGGCAAGGCGGCGCTCACCTTCGGGTCGGCGATCGTCCAGATCCTGCTGCTCGACGCGATCTTCTCGGTCGATTCGATCCTTACCGCGGTGGGCATGACGGACCATTTGCCGGTGATGGTGATCGCGGTGGTCTTCACCGTCATCGTCATGCTGGTGGCGGCCGATCCGCTGGCCGAGTTCATCGGCCGCAACCCGACCGTCGTCATGCTGGCGCTGGGCTTCCTGCTGATGATCGGCGGGGTGCTGATCGCCGACGGTTTCGGCGTGCACGTGCCCAAGGGCTATATCTACTCGGCAATGGCCTTTTCGGCCACGGTCGAGGCGCTCAACATCTGGGCGCGCAGGCGGTCTTCGGCCCGGTCCGAAAGCTGA
- a CDS encoding helicase-related protein, producing MARHDAPVRAILGPTNTGKTHLAIERMCGHSSGVIGFPLRLLAREVYDRVVAIKGEQHVALLTGEERIIPPQARYFLCTAESMPVPTEEEGQRDLFQRDFAFAAIDEAQLGIDTERGHVFTDRMLRVRGREETLILGSDTLKPMIRELLPDAEIVSRPRFSTLRYAGSTKLSRLPPRSAVVAFSAEQVYALAEALRRFRGGAAVVMGALSPATRNAQVAMFQRGEVDYLVATDAIGMGLNMDVTHVAFAGLEKFDGRRDRRLTTAEMAQIAGRAGRHQRDGTFGTLGLGDHSAEFSEQEIEAIEEHRFRPLDFLYWRNPDLDFTDVRALIASLEMPSDDPLLRPAPESVDLAVLRHIAQDPAIAARRGAVAQRLWSACGLPDFRKVGPMHHARMVRRVFSYIGDGGHIPHEWFAAEVARLDNLNGDIEALADRLAGVRSWAYIAHRNDWLQDPPKWAQRTREVEARLSDALHERLTQRFVDRRTSVLVRDIGARGADALPVTVAADGEVSVGPEPIGHLTGFDFRVDPAAKLADKRLLLAAAERRLGEELERRAGALVDAPDSEFALIVEATGALAIGWHGAILARLAPGRSLLEPAVRTARALDRLSATSRGALRGRIERWIESQVDAHLRPLRSLAETAGDPASSPGIRAIAAMLADAGGTLPRRTVISAIGTLQQDDRQRLYKLKVRLGPLDVFLPPLLKPSAQHWRAALLAVRSGQPMPQLPPPGASTLHADADARGAALAYRRAGRDWVRIDLADRIASHAHKVRSAGGADPVDAPFVTSIGLGGEALEKLMSDVGFARKDGAWRWRGRHAARHDRRDRGSNAFAELAKLKRH from the coding sequence ATGGCGCGTCACGATGCTCCGGTCAGGGCGATTTTGGGCCCCACCAACACCGGCAAGACGCATCTCGCCATCGAGCGGATGTGCGGCCATTCCTCCGGTGTCATCGGCTTCCCGCTGCGCCTGCTCGCCCGCGAAGTCTACGACCGCGTGGTCGCCATCAAGGGCGAACAGCATGTCGCCCTGCTGACCGGCGAGGAACGGATCATCCCGCCGCAGGCGCGCTATTTCCTGTGCACCGCCGAAAGCATGCCGGTCCCGACCGAGGAGGAGGGCCAGCGAGACCTGTTCCAGCGCGACTTCGCCTTCGCCGCCATCGACGAGGCGCAGCTGGGCATCGACACGGAACGCGGCCACGTCTTCACCGACCGCATGCTGCGCGTGCGCGGCCGGGAAGAAACGCTGATCCTCGGGTCCGACACGTTGAAGCCGATGATCCGCGAATTGCTGCCCGACGCGGAAATCGTCAGCCGGCCGCGCTTTTCGACCCTGCGCTACGCCGGCAGCACCAAGTTGTCCCGGCTGCCGCCGCGCTCGGCGGTCGTCGCTTTCTCGGCGGAGCAGGTCTACGCGCTGGCCGAAGCGCTGCGGCGCTTTCGCGGCGGCGCGGCGGTGGTCATGGGCGCGCTGTCGCCCGCGACCCGCAATGCGCAGGTGGCGATGTTCCAGCGCGGGGAAGTCGACTACCTCGTCGCCACCGACGCCATCGGCATGGGCCTCAACATGGATGTCACCCATGTCGCCTTTGCCGGGCTGGAAAAGTTCGACGGCCGCCGCGACCGCCGACTGACCACCGCCGAAATGGCGCAGATCGCCGGGCGCGCCGGCCGCCACCAGCGCGACGGCACCTTCGGCACGCTTGGCCTTGGCGATCACAGCGCCGAATTTTCCGAACAGGAGATCGAAGCGATCGAGGAGCATCGCTTCCGGCCGCTCGACTTCCTTTACTGGCGCAACCCCGATCTCGACTTCACCGACGTCCGGGCGCTGATCGCCAGCCTTGAAATGCCCAGCGACGATCCGCTGCTCCGGCCCGCGCCGGAATCGGTCGATCTAGCCGTGCTTCGCCATATCGCGCAGGACCCGGCCATCGCCGCCCGCCGCGGCGCCGTCGCGCAGCGCCTGTGGTCCGCCTGCGGCCTGCCCGACTTCCGCAAGGTCGGGCCGATGCACCACGCCCGCATGGTCCGCCGCGTGTTCAGCTACATCGGCGACGGCGGCCACATCCCGCACGAATGGTTCGCGGCCGAAGTCGCCCGGCTCGACAATCTCAACGGCGATATCGAAGCGCTGGCCGATCGCCTCGCGGGGGTGCGCAGCTGGGCCTATATCGCCCACCGCAACGACTGGCTGCAGGATCCGCCCAAGTGGGCCCAGCGCACCCGCGAAGTCGAAGCGCGCCTGTCCGACGCCCTGCACGAACGGCTGACCCAGCGCTTCGTCGACCGCCGCACGTCGGTGCTGGTCCGCGACATCGGCGCGCGCGGCGCCGACGCCTTGCCGGTCACCGTCGCCGCCGACGGCGAAGTCAGCGTCGGGCCGGAACCGATCGGCCACCTCACCGGCTTCGATTTCCGCGTCGATCCGGCCGCCAAGCTGGCCGACAAACGGTTGCTGCTGGCCGCCGCCGAGCGGCGCCTGGGCGAAGAACTCGAACGCCGCGCCGGCGCGCTGGTCGACGCGCCGGATAGCGAATTCGCGCTCATCGTCGAGGCGACCGGTGCGCTGGCCATCGGCTGGCACGGCGCCATCCTCGCCCGTCTGGCCCCCGGCCGCTCGCTGCTCGAACCGGCGGTGCGCACCGCCCGCGCGCTCGACCGCCTGTCGGCGACCAGCCGCGGCGCGCTTCGCGGGCGCATCGAACGGTGGATCGAATCGCAGGTCGACGCGCACCTCCGCCCGCTGCGCAGCCTGGCCGAGACCGCCGGCGATCCCGCCAGTTCGCCCGGCATCCGCGCCATCGCCGCGATGCTCGCCGACGCCGGCGGCACCCTGCCCCGGCGGACGGTGATCAGCGCCATCGGCACCCTGCAACAGGACGACCGCCAGCGGCTCTACAAGCTCAAGGTCCGCCTCGGTCCGCTCGACGTCTTCCTGCCGCCCCTGCTCAAACCCTCGGCACAGCATTGGCGCGCCGCCTTGCTGGCGGTGCGGTCGGGCCAGCCGATGCCGCAGCTGCCGCCGCCCGGCGCGTCGACCCTGCACGCCGACGCCGACGCCCGCGGCGCGGCGCTGGCCTATCGCCGGGCCGGCCGCGACTGGGTGCGCATCGACCTTGCCGACCGCATCGCCAGCCACGCCCACAAGGTGCGCTCCGCCGGCGGCGCGGACCCCGTCGACGCGCCCTTCGTCACCTCCATCGGCCTGGGCGGAGAGGCGCTCGAAAAGCTGATGTCCGACGTCGGCTTCGCCCGCAAGGACGGCGCCTGGCGCTGGCGCGGCCGCCACGCGGCGCGGCACGACCGGCGCGACCGCGGGTCGAACGCCTTCGCCGAACTGGCCAAGCTCAAGCGACACTAG
- the cysN gene encoding sulfate adenylyltransferase subunit CysN translates to MVRVLDQDRELIARDVSQWLARHEAKQMLRFITCGSVDDGKSTLIGRLLYDCRQVFDDQLEALESDSKNVGTQSGKLDFALLVDGLSAEREQGITIDVAYRFFSSEKRKFIVADTPGHEQYTRNMITGASTADVAVLLVDARKGVLTQTRRHSFLAQLVGIRHVLVAVTKMDLVDFDQDAFDSILAEYGAFADKIGIRDWTAIPLSGVNGDNVTTRSENTPWYDGPTLLGYLDTVEIDASANAAKPLRMPVQWVNRPNLSFRGFAGQIAAGSVGPGTEVRILPSGRTTRVARVVTATGDLDQAFAGESVTLTLEDEVDCSRGDVIAAAGDPPEASDQFEATIVWMNEEELLPGRGYWLKLGTQTVTAMVHEPKYEINVNTLDHLAAKTLALNAIGVAEISTDRELVFDPYLPEGGASTNRVLGGFILIDKVTNATVAAGMLHFALRRAGNIHRQHLDVSRETHAAMKGQRPAVLWFTGLSGSGKSTIANLVEKKLAGRGRHTFLLDGDNLRHGLNRDLGFTEADRIENIRRVGEVAKLMADAGLIVMTAFISPFREERRMVRGMLPEGEFIEVFVDTPLEEAERRDVKGLYAKARAGDLKNFTGIDSPYEVPENAEIRVDTTQMSAEEAADLIVERLLNRRD, encoded by the coding sequence ATGGTCCGAGTGCTCGACCAGGACCGCGAGCTGATTGCCCGCGACGTGTCCCAGTGGCTGGCCCGGCACGAGGCCAAGCAAATGCTGCGCTTCATTACCTGCGGCAGTGTCGACGACGGCAAGTCGACCCTGATCGGCCGGTTGCTGTACGATTGCCGGCAGGTGTTCGACGACCAGCTGGAAGCGCTGGAATCGGACAGCAAGAACGTCGGCACGCAAAGCGGCAAGCTGGACTTCGCATTGCTGGTCGACGGCCTGTCGGCGGAGCGCGAACAGGGCATCACGATCGACGTCGCCTATCGCTTCTTTTCCAGCGAGAAGCGCAAGTTCATCGTCGCCGACACGCCCGGCCACGAACAATATACCCGCAACATGATCACCGGCGCGTCGACCGCGGACGTCGCGGTGCTGCTGGTCGATGCGCGCAAGGGCGTGCTGACCCAGACGCGTCGCCACAGCTTCCTCGCCCAGTTGGTCGGCATCCGCCACGTGCTGGTCGCGGTGACCAAGATGGACCTGGTCGATTTCGACCAGGACGCGTTCGATTCGATCCTCGCCGAATATGGCGCCTTCGCCGACAAGATCGGCATCCGCGACTGGACCGCCATCCCGCTGTCCGGGGTCAACGGCGACAATGTCACCACCCGCAGCGAGAATACGCCGTGGTACGACGGGCCGACGCTGCTCGGCTATCTCGACACGGTCGAAATCGACGCCAGCGCCAATGCCGCCAAGCCGCTGCGCATGCCGGTGCAATGGGTCAACCGGCCCAACCTGTCGTTCCGCGGCTTTGCCGGGCAGATCGCGGCGGGCAGCGTCGGGCCGGGCACCGAGGTGCGTATCCTGCCGTCGGGCCGGACAACGCGGGTCGCCCGCGTGGTCACCGCCACCGGCGATCTCGACCAAGCATTCGCCGGCGAGTCGGTGACGTTGACCCTGGAGGACGAGGTCGATTGTTCGCGCGGCGACGTCATCGCCGCGGCCGGCGACCCGCCCGAGGCGTCGGACCAGTTCGAAGCGACCATCGTGTGGATGAACGAGGAAGAGTTGCTGCCCGGCCGCGGCTATTGGCTCAAGCTCGGCACGCAGACGGTCACCGCGATGGTTCACGAGCCGAAGTACGAGATCAACGTCAATACGCTCGACCACCTGGCCGCCAAGACCCTGGCGCTCAATGCGATCGGGGTCGCGGAAATCTCCACCGACCGCGAGCTGGTGTTCGACCCCTATCTGCCGGAGGGCGGGGCAAGCACCAACCGCGTGCTCGGCGGGTTCATCCTGATCGACAAGGTGACCAATGCGACGGTCGCCGCCGGCATGCTGCACTTCGCGCTGCGCCGGGCGGGCAATATCCATCGCCAGCACCTCGACGTCAGCCGCGAAACCCATGCGGCGATGAAGGGCCAGCGGCCCGCCGTCCTGTGGTTCACCGGCCTGTCGGGTTCGGGCAAGTCGACCATCGCCAACCTGGTCGAAAAGAAGCTGGCCGGGCGCGGGCGGCATACCTTCCTGCTCGACGGCGACAATCTGCGCCACGGGCTCAACCGCGACCTCGGCTTTACCGAGGCCGACCGGATCGAGAACATCCGCCGCGTCGGCGAGGTCGCCAAGCTGATGGCCGACGCCGGGCTGATCGTCATGACCGCCTTCATTTCGCCGTTCCGCGAAGAGCGGCGGATGGTGCGCGGGATGCTGCCCGAAGGCGAGTTCATCGAGGTGTTCGTCGACACCCCGCTGGAAGAGGCCGAACGGCGCGACGTGAAGGGACTTTACGCCAAGGCGCGGGCCGGCGACCTCAAGAACTTCACCGGGATCGATAGCCCTTACGAAGTGCCCGAGAACGCCGAAATCCGCGTCGACACGACGCAGATGAGTGCCGAGGAAGCCGCCGACCTGATCGTCGAGCGGCTGCTCAATCGCCGGGACTGA
- the cysD gene encoding sulfate adenylyltransferase subunit CysD — MRTLTHLDRLEAESIHILRETVAEADKPVMLYSIGKDSAVMLHLAKKAFYPAPLPFPLLHVDTTWKFKAMYELRDKVASDPQVELLVYTNPEAREQGINPFDHGPLHTDMWKTEGLKQALDKYGFDAAFGGARRDEEKSRAKERIFSFRTSNHRWDPKRQRPELWANYNVRKKKGESVRVFPLSNWTELDVWQYILREDIEIVPLYFSAERPTVERDGLLLMVDDDRFPLNGETPAGRMIRFRTLGCYPLSGAVESQAATVEEVVAEMLLTTTSERQGRAIDKDSGSASMEKKKQEGYF; from the coding sequence ATGCGCACCCTGACCCATCTCGACCGGCTTGAAGCCGAAAGCATCCACATCCTGCGCGAAACCGTCGCCGAGGCGGACAAGCCGGTGATGCTCTATTCGATCGGCAAGGACAGCGCGGTGATGCTGCACCTGGCCAAGAAGGCCTTTTATCCCGCGCCGCTGCCGTTTCCGCTGCTGCACGTCGACACGACGTGGAAGTTCAAGGCGATGTACGAGCTGCGCGACAAGGTCGCGTCCGACCCGCAGGTCGAATTGCTGGTCTACACCAACCCGGAAGCGCGCGAGCAGGGCATCAACCCATTCGACCACGGCCCGCTGCACACCGACATGTGGAAGACCGAAGGGCTCAAGCAGGCGCTCGACAAATATGGGTTCGACGCGGCCTTCGGCGGTGCCCGCCGCGACGAGGAGAAGAGCCGCGCCAAGGAGCGCATCTTCAGCTTCCGCACGTCCAACCACCGCTGGGACCCGAAGCGCCAGCGGCCCGAGCTGTGGGCCAATTACAACGTCCGCAAGAAGAAGGGCGAAAGCGTCCGCGTCTTTCCCTTGTCCAACTGGACCGAGCTGGACGTGTGGCAATATATCCTGCGCGAGGACATCGAGATCGTACCGCTGTATTTTTCCGCCGAACGGCCGACGGTCGAGCGCGACGGTTTGTTACTGATGGTCGATGACGACCGCTTCCCGCTGAACGGCGAAACGCCGGCCGGGCGGATGATCCGGTTCCGCACGCTGGGCTGCTATCCGTTGTCCGGAGCGGTCGAAAGCCAGGCGGCGACGGTCGAGGAGGTGGTCGCCGAAATGCTGCTGACCACGACATCGGAACGGCAGGGCCGGGCGATCGACAAGGACAGCGGCAGCGCGTCGATGGAGAAGAAGAAGCAGGAGGGCTATTTCTAA
- a CDS encoding ATP-binding protein, with the protein MNDQPNLRQFIDEVSSFDEEAKPAPSAKVAPALETLGEVIEIAGSGSRIRMNAAKLMGLQAHADPSVAMSGQVGSQVKMTVGKAWLIANVRTLASCGDGEVVAQVDFLGEGDCDSAGHVSRFRRGVTRYPVPGAPVYPVTTDDLRSVFAADDNAHVEIGTVYPTDDIRGALYVDPMLSKHFAILGSTGTGKSTSVALILHRISQLSPEGHILMIDPHGEYSAAFKNCGEIFNVDNLQLPYWLMNFEEHCEVLLTTHGHERQRDADILAKCILAARIKGKDMSQYGKVTVDSPIPYLLTDLSGIITNEMGKLDRAGDTLPFQRLKTKLDELKADPRYTFMFSGMLVSDSMPTFISRLFRLPANGRPISIVDVSGVPSEITSVVVSVLARMVFDYAIWSRTEAQRPLLLVCEEAHRYVPKSETAEGGQAVRKILERIAKEGRKYGVSLGLITQRPSDLAEGVLSQCGTIISMRLNNDRDQACVRAAMPEGARGFLDAIPALRNRECIVCGEGVSIPIRVRFDDLEPEKRPASSDPSFAAMWRETGGEEGIIQRTIKRWRGHGR; encoded by the coding sequence ATGAACGACCAGCCAAACCTTCGGCAGTTCATCGATGAAGTGAGCAGCTTCGACGAGGAGGCCAAGCCGGCGCCCTCGGCAAAAGTCGCCCCGGCGCTCGAAACGCTTGGCGAGGTGATCGAAATCGCCGGGTCGGGTTCGCGCATCCGCATGAACGCGGCCAAGCTGATGGGCCTGCAGGCGCACGCCGACCCGTCGGTGGCGATGTCCGGCCAGGTCGGCAGCCAGGTCAAGATGACCGTCGGCAAGGCGTGGCTGATCGCCAACGTCCGCACGCTCGCGTCCTGCGGCGACGGCGAAGTAGTGGCGCAGGTCGACTTCCTCGGCGAAGGCGATTGCGACAGCGCCGGCCATGTCAGCCGCTTCCGCCGCGGCGTCACCCGCTACCCGGTGCCGGGCGCGCCGGTCTATCCGGTCACCACCGACGACTTGCGCTCGGTGTTCGCGGCCGACGACAATGCCCATGTCGAAATCGGCACCGTTTACCCGACCGACGACATCCGCGGCGCGCTTTACGTCGACCCGATGCTGTCGAAGCATTTCGCGATCCTGGGATCGACCGGTACCGGCAAGTCGACCTCCGTCGCCTTGATCCTGCACCGCATCTCGCAGCTGTCGCCGGAAGGCCACATCCTGATGATCGACCCGCACGGTGAATATTCCGCCGCGTTCAAGAATTGCGGCGAGATCTTCAACGTCGACAACCTGCAGCTGCCCTACTGGCTGATGAACTTCGAAGAACATTGCGAAGTGCTGCTGACGACTCACGGGCATGAGCGGCAGCGCGACGCCGACATCCTTGCCAAGTGCATCCTCGCCGCCCGGATCAAGGGCAAGGACATGAGCCAGTACGGCAAGGTGACGGTGGATTCGCCGATCCCCTACCTGCTGACCGACCTCAGCGGCATCATCACCAACGAAATGGGCAAGCTCGACCGCGCCGGCGACACACTGCCGTTCCAGCGGCTGAAGACCAAGCTCGACGAACTGAAGGCCGACCCGCGCTACACCTTCATGTTCTCCGGCATGCTGGTCAGCGATTCCATGCCCACCTTCATTTCCCGCCTGTTCCGCCTGCCCGCCAACGGCCGCCCGATCTCGATCGTCGACGTGTCCGGCGTGCCGTCCGAAATCACCTCCGTCGTGGTGTCCGTGCTCGCCCGGATGGTGTTCGATTACGCCATCTGGTCGCGCACCGAGGCGCAGCGCCCGCTGCTGCTCGTCTGCGAGGAAGCCCACCGCTACGTGCCCAAGAGCGAGACCGCCGAGGGCGGCCAGGCGGTGCGCAAGATCCTCGAGCGGATCGCCAAGGAGGGCCGTAAATACGGCGTCTCGCTCGGCCTGATCACGCAGCGCCCGTCCGACTTGGCTGAAGGCGTGCTGTCGCAGTGCGGCACGATCATCTCGATGCGTTTGAACAACGACCGCGACCAGGCCTGCGTGCGCGCCGCCATGCCCGAAGGCGCGCGCGGCTTCCTCGACGCCATCCCCGCGCTGCGCAACCGCGAATGCATCGTCTGCGGCGAAGGCGTGTCGATCCCGATCCGGGTGCGCTTCGACGACCTCGAGCCCGAAAAGCGTCCCGCCTCCTCCGACCCCAGCTTCGCCGCCATGTGGCGCGAAACCGGCGGCGAGGAAGGCATTATCCAGCGGACCATCAAGCGCTGGCGCGGGCACGGCAGGTAG